In one Agathobacter rectalis ATCC 33656 genomic region, the following are encoded:
- the rpsJ gene encoding 30S ribosomal protein S10 — MASQVMRITLKAYDHELVDSSAKKIIETVKKNGSQVSGPVPLPTKKEVVTILRATHKYKDSREQFEQRTHKRLIDIINPTQKTTESLSRIEMPAGVYIDIKMKQK, encoded by the coding sequence ATGGCAAGTCAAGTAATGAGAATTACTCTCAAGGCGTATGATCACGAGTTAGTAGATTCAAGCGCAAAGAAAATCATCGAGACTGTAAAGAAGAATGGATCACAGGTGAGCGGACCGGTACCTCTTCCAACAAAGAAGGAAGTAGTTACAATTCTTAGAGCTACTCACAAGTACAAGGATTCTCGTGAACAGTTCGAGCAGAGAACTCATAAGAGACTTATCGATATCATCAATCCAACACAGAAGACAACAGAGTCTTTATCAAGGATTGAAATGCCAGCTGGTGTTTACATTGATATCAAAATGAAGCAGAAATAA
- the rplC gene encoding 50S ribosomal protein L3, producing MKKAILATKIGMTQIFNADGVLVPVTVLEAGPCVVTQIKTVENDGYSAVQVGFGDKKEKVVEKDANGKKSVAHRHGVNKAQMGHFKKAGVSGKRFVREFKFENADEYNLADEIKADIFAEGDKVDVTAISKGKGFQGAIKRLGQHRGPMAHGSKFHRHQGSNGACSSPSKVFKGKGMPGHMGSVKVTTQNLEVVRVDADKNLLLIKGAVPGAKKALITVKETTKSGK from the coding sequence ATGAAGAAAGCGATTTTAGCAACAAAAATCGGTATGACACAGATCTTCAATGCAGATGGTGTATTAGTACCTGTAACTGTATTAGAGGCTGGTCCATGTGTTGTAACACAGATCAAAACTGTTGAGAATGACGGTTACAGCGCAGTTCAGGTTGGTTTCGGCGACAAGAAAGAGAAAGTCGTTGAGAAGGATGCCAACGGTAAAAAGAGCGTAGCACACAGACATGGTGTTAATAAGGCTCAGATGGGACACTTCAAAAAAGCAGGTGTTTCAGGAAAGAGATTCGTTCGCGAGTTCAAATTCGAAAACGCAGATGAGTACAATTTAGCAGATGAGATCAAGGCTGACATCTTCGCAGAGGGTGACAAGGTTGACGTAACTGCTATTTCAAAAGGTAAAGGTTTCCAGGGTGCTATCAAGAGATTAGGTCAGCACAGAGGACCAATGGCTCATGGTTCTAAATTCCATCGTCATCAGGGTTCTAACGGTGCTTGTTCTTCACCAAGTAAGGTATTCAAGGGAAAAGGAATGCCTGGACACATGGGTAGCGTAAAGGTTACAACTCAGAATCTTGAGGTTGTAAGAGTTGACGCAGACAAGAACTTACTGTTAATCAAGGGCGCAGTTCCAGGAGCTAAGAAAGCTCTCATTACAGTAAAAGAGACTACAAAATCTGGTAAATAG
- the rplD gene encoding 50S ribosomal protein L4, whose product MANVAVYNMEGKEVDKIELNDSIFGVEINEHLVHMAVLQQLANKRQGTQKAKTRSEVRGGGRKPWRQKGTGHARQGSTRSPQWTGGGVVFAPTPRDYSFKLNKKEKRAALKSALTSRVVENKFVVVDELKLDEIKTKKFVEVLKNLNVEKALVVLNDMDEKVIASAANIPTVKTTQTNELNVFDVLKYDTVVVTKAAVATIEEVYA is encoded by the coding sequence ATGGCTAACGTAGCTGTATATAACATGGAAGGCAAAGAAGTCGACAAGATCGAGTTAAATGATTCCATTTTCGGCGTAGAAATTAATGAGCATTTAGTTCATATGGCTGTTCTTCAGCAGCTTGCAAATAAACGTCAGGGAACTCAGAAAGCTAAGACACGTTCTGAAGTTCGCGGTGGCGGAAGAAAACCATGGAGACAGAAGGGAACAGGACATGCACGTCAGGGTTCTACAAGATCTCCACAGTGGACAGGTGGTGGAGTTGTATTCGCTCCTACTCCTAGAGATTACTCATTCAAGCTCAACAAGAAAGAGAAGAGAGCAGCTCTTAAGTCTGCACTTACATCAAGAGTTGTTGAGAACAAGTTCGTTGTAGTAGATGAGCTTAAGCTTGATGAGATTAAGACAAAGAAATTCGTAGAAGTATTAAAGAACCTCAATGTTGAGAAGGCACTCGTTGTATTAAATGATATGGACGAGAAGGTTATCGCTTCTGCAGCAAACATCCCAACAGTTAAGACAACTCAGACAAATGAGCTTAACGTATTCGATGTATTAAAATATGACACAGTAGTAGTTACAAAGGCTGCTGTAGCAACAATCGAGGAGGTATATGCATAA
- the rplW gene encoding 50S ribosomal protein L23 yields the protein MANVQYYDVILKPVVTEKSMNAMAEKKYTFLVHPDANKTMIKEAVERMFEGTKVAKVNTMNCEGKNKRRGMVTGKTAKTKKAIVQLTADSKDIEIFAGL from the coding sequence ATGGCAAACGTACAGTACTATGATGTAATCCTCAAACCAGTAGTAACTGAGAAGAGTATGAATGCAATGGCTGAGAAGAAATACACATTCCTTGTTCACCCGGATGCAAACAAGACTATGATCAAAGAAGCAGTAGAGAGAATGTTCGAAGGAACAAAGGTTGCCAAAGTTAACACAATGAACTGCGAAGGCAAGAACAAGCGTCGTGGAATGGTAACAGGAAAGACTGCTAAGACAAAGAAGGCTATCGTACAGCTTACAGCAGACAGCAAAGATATCGAGATCTTCGCAGGACTGTAG
- the rplB gene encoding 50S ribosomal protein L2, with product MGIKTYNPYTPSRRNMTGSDFSEITKTTPEKSLVTSLKKNAGRNNQGKITVRHQGGGNRRKYRLIDFKRNKKDGIPATVIGIEYDPNRTANIALICYADGEKSYILAPAGLTDGMKVMSGAQAEVRVGNCLPLENIPVGTQIHNIELLPGKGGQLVRSAGLSAQLMAKEGKYATLRLPSGEMRMVPIQCRATIGVIGNGDHNLVNIGKAGRKRHMGVRPTVRGSVMNPNDHPHGGGEGKAPVGRPGPCTPWGKPALGLKTRKKNKQSNKMIVRRRDGRAIK from the coding sequence ATGGGAATTAAGACATATAACCCATATACACCTTCCAGAAGAAATATGACTGGTTCAGATTTCTCAGAGATTACAAAGACAACTCCTGAGAAGTCACTTGTTACTTCTTTAAAGAAGAACGCTGGTCGTAACAATCAGGGTAAAATCACAGTTAGACACCAGGGTGGTGGAAATAGAAGAAAATACAGACTTATCGATTTCAAGAGAAATAAGAAAGACGGTATTCCAGCAACTGTAATTGGTATCGAGTATGATCCAAACAGAACAGCAAACATCGCACTTATCTGCTATGCAGATGGTGAGAAATCATATATTCTTGCTCCAGCAGGACTTACAGACGGAATGAAGGTTATGAGCGGTGCTCAGGCTGAGGTTAGAGTTGGAAACTGCTTACCACTTGAGAATATCCCAGTTGGTACACAGATTCACAACATCGAGCTTCTTCCTGGAAAGGGCGGACAGCTTGTTCGTTCAGCAGGACTTAGCGCACAGCTTATGGCTAAAGAAGGCAAATATGCAACACTTCGTCTTCCTTCAGGAGAGATGAGAATGGTTCCAATTCAGTGCCGTGCTACAATCGGTGTAATTGGAAACGGAGATCACAACCTCGTAAATATTGGTAAAGCCGGACGTAAGCGTCACATGGGTGTTCGTCCAACAGTTCGTGGATCTGTTATGAACCCTAACGACCATCCACACGGTGGTGGAGAAGGTAAGGCACCTGTAGGACGTCCAGGACCATGTACTCCATGGGGCAAACCTGCACTTGGCTTAAAGACCAGAAAGAAGAACAAACAGTCTAACAAGATGATCGTTCGTAGAAGAGACGGTCGTGCAATCAAATAA
- the rpsS gene encoding 30S ribosomal protein S19, whose amino-acid sequence MARSLKKGPFADESLLKKVDAMNASGDKSVIKTWSRRSTIFPSFVGHTIAVHDGRKHVPVYVTEDMVGHKLGEFVATRTYRGHGKDEKKSGVR is encoded by the coding sequence ATGGCACGTTCATTAAAAAAAGGACCATTTGCTGATGAAAGCTTACTTAAAAAAGTAGATGCTATGAACGCTTCTGGTGACAAGTCTGTAATCAAGACATGGTCACGTCGTTCAACAATCTTCCCTTCATTCGTTGGACACACAATCGCTGTTCATGATGGAAGAAAGCATGTTCCTGTATATGTTACAGAGGATATGGTTGGACATAAACTTGGTGAGTTCGTTGCAACAAGAACTTACAGAGGACATGGAAAAGACGAGAAGAAATCAGGCGTAAGATAA
- the rplV gene encoding 50S ribosomal protein L22, with amino-acid sequence MAKGHRSKIKRERNEVRDTRPSAKLSYARVSVQKACFVLDAIRGKSVNEALAIVTYNPRYASSLVKKLLESAIANAENNYPEKNYKAENLYVAECFANKGPTMKRIHPRAQGRAYRIEKRMSHITIVLDER; translated from the coding sequence ATGGCAAAGGGACATAGATCCAAAATCAAGAGAGAGAGAAATGAAGTTAGAGATACAAGACCTTCAGCAAAGTTATCTTATGCTAGAGTGTCTGTACAGAAAGCTTGTTTCGTTTTAGATGCTATTCGTGGAAAGAGTGTTAACGAAGCACTTGCAATCGTAACATACAATCCTAGATATGCTTCAAGCTTAGTAAAGAAATTATTAGAGTCAGCAATCGCTAACGCAGAAAATAATTATCCGGAAAAGAACTATAAGGCAGAGAACCTTTACGTTGCAGAGTGTTTTGCAAATAAAGGACCAACAATGAAGAGAATTCATCCTAGAGCACAGGGTAGAGCTTACAGAATCGAGAAGAGAATGAGCCACATTACAATCGTGCTTGATGAAAGATAG
- the rpsC gene encoding 30S ribosomal protein S3 — protein sequence MGQKVNPHGLRVGVIKDWDSKWYAEGDFADYLVEDYNIRTFLKKKLYAAGVSKIEIERASDRVKVIIYTAKPGVVIGKGGAEIEKIKAEVQKLTDKKLVVDIKEVKRPDKDAQLVAENIALQLENRVSFRRAMKSCMGRAMKAGVKGIKTTCSGRLGGADMARTETYNDGTTPLQTIRADIDYGFAEADTTYGKVGVKVWIYKGEVLPTKANKEGGAK from the coding sequence ATGGGACAGAAGGTTAATCCTCATGGCTTAAGAGTTGGCGTTATCAAGGACTGGGATTCCAAATGGTATGCAGAGGGTGATTTCGCTGATTACTTAGTAGAAGATTATAATATCAGAACATTTTTAAAGAAAAAATTATACGCAGCTGGTGTTTCAAAGATTGAGATCGAGAGAGCTTCAGATCGCGTTAAGGTTATCATTTATACAGCTAAGCCGGGTGTTGTAATCGGTAAGGGCGGAGCTGAGATCGAGAAGATCAAGGCTGAGGTTCAGAAGCTTACAGACAAGAAATTAGTTGTTGATATCAAAGAAGTAAAGAGACCGGACAAGGATGCACAGCTTGTTGCTGAGAACATCGCTTTACAGCTTGAGAACCGTGTTTCATTCCGTAGAGCAATGAAGTCTTGCATGGGAAGAGCTATGAAGGCCGGCGTTAAAGGAATTAAGACAACATGTTCAGGTCGTCTTGGCGGAGCAGATATGGCTCGTACAGAGACATACAATGATGGAACTACTCCACTCCAGACAATCAGAGCAGATATCGATTATGGATTCGCTGAGGCAGATACAACTTACGGCAAGGTTGGCGTTAAGGTTTGGATCTACAAAGGCGAGGTACTTCCTACAAAAGCAAACAAGGAAGGAGGAGCTAAGTAA
- the rplP gene encoding 50S ribosomal protein L16: MLMPKRVKHRKQFRGSMAGKATRGNKITNGEYGIVALEPCWIKANQIEAARVAMTRYIKRGGKVWIKIFPEKPVTHKPMGVRMGKGKGALEYWVAVVKPGRVLFEISGVPEDVAKEALRLATHKLPCKCKVVSRADLEGGESNEN; this comes from the coding sequence ATGTTAATGCCTAAGAGAGTAAAACATCGTAAACAGTTCCGTGGTTCCATGGCAGGAAAAGCTACAAGAGGAAACAAGATCACAAATGGTGAGTACGGTATTGTAGCACTTGAGCCATGCTGGATCAAAGCAAATCAGATTGAGGCTGCCCGTGTAGCTATGACTCGTTACATCAAGCGTGGTGGTAAAGTTTGGATAAAGATTTTCCCAGAGAAACCTGTAACACATAAGCCTATGGGTGTTCGAATGGGTAAAGGAAAGGGTGCCCTTGAGTATTGGGTAGCTGTAGTAAAACCAGGTAGAGTATTATTTGAAATCTCCGGAGTACCGGAAGACGTAGCTAAAGAAGCTTTACGTCTTGCTACACACAAATTACCTTGCAAGTGTAAAGTAGTTTCTCGTGCAGATTTAGAAGGCGGTGAGTCAAATGAAAACTAG
- the rpmC gene encoding 50S ribosomal protein L29: MKTSAYVKELQAQSVEQLQAQLVDAKKELFNLRFQNATNQLDNTARIKEVRKNIARIQTVITAKAAE; encoded by the coding sequence ATGAAAACTAGTGCATACGTTAAAGAGTTACAGGCACAGAGCGTAGAGCAGTTACAGGCACAGCTCGTTGATGCTAAAAAAGAACTTTTCAATTTAAGATTCCAGAATGCAACTAACCAGTTAGATAACACAGCAAGAATCAAAGAGGTTCGTAAGAACATCGCTAGAATTCAGACTGTTATCACTGCAAAGGCTGCAGAATAG
- the rpsQ gene encoding 30S ribosomal protein S17 has protein sequence MEERNLRKTRVGVVVSDKMDKTIVVAVRDNVRHPLYNKIVKKTYKLKAHDEKNDAKIGDTVRVMETRPLSKDKRWRLVEIMERAK, from the coding sequence GTGGAAGAAAGAAATCTTAGAAAAACACGTGTTGGTGTTGTTGTAAGCGATAAGATGGATAAGACAATCGTTGTAGCTGTAAGAGATAACGTAAGACATCCTCTTTACAACAAGATCGTTAAGAAGACTTATAAATTAAAAGCTCATGACGAGAAAAACGATGCAAAGATCGGTGATACAGTCAGAGTTATGGAAACAAGACCTTTATCTAAAGATAAGAGATGGAGACTTGTAGAAATCATGGAAAGAGCAAAATAA
- the rplN gene encoding 50S ribosomal protein L14, whose protein sequence is MVQQESRLKVADNTGAKELLVIRVMGGSTRRYANIGDVIVATVKDATPGGVVKKGDVVKAVVVRSVKGARRKDGSYIKFDENAAVIIKDDKTPKGTRIFGPVARELREKQFMKIVSLAPEVL, encoded by the coding sequence ATGGTACAGCAGGAAAGCAGACTCAAGGTTGCTGATAACACTGGCGCTAAAGAGTTACTTGTTATCCGCGTTATGGGTGGATCTACCAGAAGATATGCGAACATCGGTGATGTAATCGTTGCTACTGTTAAAGATGCAACACCAGGCGGTGTTGTTAAAAAAGGCGATGTAGTTAAAGCCGTAGTAGTTCGTTCAGTAAAAGGTGCTCGTCGTAAAGACGGATCTTATATAAAGTTTGATGAGAACGCAGCAGTAATCATCAAAGATGACAAAACTCCAAAAGGAACACGTATATTTGGACCAGTAGCTCGTGAGCTTCGTGAGAAACAGTTCATGAAGATTGTTTCTCTGGCTCCGGAAGTATTATAG
- the rplX gene encoding 50S ribosomal protein L24: MATMKIKKGDLVKVIAGKDINNEGKVIAVNAKNNTLLVEGINMVTKHTKPSMSNQQGGIVHQEAPIDASNVMLIHDGKPTRVGFKMDGDKKVRFAKSTGKVID; the protein is encoded by the coding sequence ATGGCAACTATGAAAATCAAAAAAGGCGACCTTGTTAAGGTTATCGCTGGAAAAGATATCAACAATGAGGGCAAGGTAATTGCCGTAAACGCAAAGAACAATACACTTCTTGTTGAGGGAATCAACATGGTTACTAAGCATACAAAACCAAGTATGTCAAATCAGCAGGGCGGTATCGTTCATCAGGAGGCTCCAATTGATGCTTCCAACGTAATGCTCATCCATGATGGAAAGCCTACTCGTGTAGGATTCAAGATGGATGGAGATAAGAAAGTTCGCTTTGCTAAATCAACAGGCAAGGTTATCGACTAA
- the rplE gene encoding 50S ribosomal protein L5 — MSRLREQYENEIKDAMIKKFGYKNAMEIPKLDKIVVNMGVGEAKENAKVLEAAVKDMEAITGQKAVTTKAKNAIANFKIREGMPIGCKVTLRGEKMYEFADRLINLALPRVRDFRGVNPNAFDGRGNYALGIKEQIIFPEIEYDKVDKVRGMDIIFVTTAKTDEEARELLAQFNMPFAK, encoded by the coding sequence TTGAGTAGACTTAGAGAACAGTACGAAAATGAGATCAAGGACGCAATGATCAAAAAGTTCGGATACAAAAACGCAATGGAAATTCCAAAGCTTGACAAGATCGTAGTTAACATGGGTGTTGGTGAAGCTAAGGAAAACGCTAAGGTTCTTGAGGCAGCCGTTAAGGATATGGAAGCCATCACAGGACAGAAAGCAGTTACAACTAAAGCAAAGAATGCTATAGCTAACTTTAAAATCAGAGAAGGAATGCCAATCGGATGTAAGGTTACATTACGTGGTGAGAAGATGTACGAGTTTGCAGATCGTCTCATCAACTTAGCATTACCTCGTGTACGTGACTTCAGAGGTGTTAACCCTAACGCATTTGATGGCCGTGGAAACTATGCCCTTGGAATTAAAGAGCAGATCATCTTCCCTGAGATCGAGTATGATAAGGTAGATAAGGTTCGTGGTATGGACATTATCTTCGTTACTACTGCTAAGACAGACGAAGAGGCACGTGAGTTACTGGCACAGTTCAATATGCCATTCGCTAAATAA
- a CDS encoding type Z 30S ribosomal protein S14, whose amino-acid sequence MAKTSMKIKQQRAPKFSTRAYTRCRICGRPHSVLKKYGICRVCFRELAYKGQIPGVKKASW is encoded by the coding sequence ATGGCTAAGACAAGTATGAAAATCAAACAGCAGCGTGCACCAAAGTTCTCTACAAGAGCTTATACACGTTGTAGAATTTGTGGACGTCCACATTCAGTTTTAAAGAAATACGGAATCTGCAGAGTATGCTTCCGTGAGTTAGCATACAAGGGACAGATCCCAGGCGTTAAAAAAGCTAGCTGGTAA
- the rpsH gene encoding 30S ribosomal protein S8, which produces MMTSDPIADMLTRIRNANTAKHDTVDIPASKIKVAIAGILVDEGFIEKYDIVEDGKIKTIHVTLKYGADKNEKVITGIKRISKPGLRVYAGKDEIPSVLGGLGIAILSTNQGIVTDKEARKLQVGGEVLAFVW; this is translated from the coding sequence ATGATGACAAGTGATCCAATCGCAGATATGCTTACAAGAATTCGTAACGCAAATACTGCAAAACATGATACAGTAGACATCCCAGCTTCTAAGATTAAAGTAGCAATCGCTGGAATCCTTGTAGATGAGGGATTCATCGAGAAATACGACATCGTTGAGGATGGAAAAATCAAGACAATCCATGTTACATTAAAATATGGTGCTGATAAGAACGAGAAGGTTATTACAGGCATCAAGAGAATTTCTAAGCCAGGTCTTCGTGTATACGCAGGCAAGGATGAGATTCCTTCAGTACTTGGTGGACTTGGAATCGCTATTCTTTCAACTAACCAGGGTATCGTAACTGATAAAGAGGCTAGAAAGCTTCAGGTTGGTGGCGAAGTTTTAGCATTCGTTTGGTAG
- the rplF gene encoding 50S ribosomal protein L6: MSRIGRMPIAVPAGVTVEIAENNHVTVKGPKGTLERTLPSEMDIKLEGEEVVVTRPNDLKKMKSLHGLTRTLIHNMVVGVTEGYTKTLEVNGVGYRASKAGKKLTLNLGYSHPVEMEDPEGLESEVQDNKIIIKGIDKEKVGQYAAEIRDKRRPEPYKGKGIKYADEVIRRKVGKTGKK; the protein is encoded by the coding sequence ATGTCACGTATAGGAAGAATGCCAATCGCAGTTCCTGCTGGAGTAACAGTTGAAATTGCAGAAAATAATCATGTGACTGTAAAAGGTCCAAAGGGTACTCTTGAGAGAACTCTTCCATCAGAGATGGATATCAAATTAGAGGGTGAAGAAGTAGTAGTTACAAGACCTAATGATTTGAAGAAAATGAAATCCTTACATGGATTAACAAGAACACTTATCCACAACATGGTTGTTGGTGTAACTGAGGGTTATACAAAGACTCTTGAGGTTAACGGTGTTGGTTACAGAGCTTCTAAGGCTGGAAAGAAACTTACTCTTAACTTAGGATATTCTCATCCGGTTGAGATGGAGGATCCGGAAGGACTTGAGTCAGAGGTTCAGGATAACAAGATCATCATTAAGGGTATCGATAAAGAAAAAGTTGGCCAGTACGCAGCTGAGATCAGAGATAAGAGAAGACCTGAGCCATATAAGGGCAAGGGAATCAAATATGCTGATGAGGTTATTAGACGTAAAGTTGGTAAGACTGGTAAAAAATAA
- the rplR gene encoding 50S ribosomal protein L18: protein MVSKKSRTEVRVKKHNRMRNHLAGTAQRPRLAVFRSNNHMYAQIIDDTVGNTLVSASTLDKDIKAELEKTNNVDAAAKLGTVIAKKALDKGISTVVFDRGGFIYAGKVKALAEAAREAGLDF, encoded by the coding sequence ATGGTTAGTAAGAAATCAAGAACAGAAGTTCGTGTAAAGAAACATAACAGAATGCGTAATCATCTTGCTGGTACAGCACAGCGTCCTCGTTTAGCTGTATTCAGAAGTAATAACCATATGTATGCTCAGATTATTGATGATACAGTTGGAAATACACTCGTTTCTGCATCAACACTTGACAAGGATATCAAGGCAGAGCTCGAGAAGACTAATAACGTAGATGCAGCAGCAAAGCTTGGTACTGTAATCGCAAAGAAAGCATTAGATAAAGGTATTTCAACTGTTGTCTTCGATAGAGGCGGTTTTATTTACGCAGGAAAAGTTAAAGCATTAGCTGAAGCAGCAAGAGAAGCTGGCTTAGATTTTTAG
- the rpsE gene encoding 30S ribosomal protein S5 encodes MKREIIDASQLELVDQVVDIKRVTKVVKGGRNMRFTALVVVGDKNGHVGAGLGKAAEIPEAIRKGKEDAIKSMVNVKLDENNSITHDVTGKYTGASVLLKKSPEGTGIIAGGPARSVCEIAGIQNIRTKSLGSNNKQNVVLATIEALKQLRSPEDVAKLRGKSVEEILG; translated from the coding sequence ATGAAACGTGAAATCATTGACGCTAGTCAATTAGAATTAGTTGACCAGGTAGTTGACATCAAGCGTGTAACAAAGGTTGTTAAGGGTGGACGTAACATGCGATTCACAGCTCTCGTTGTTGTTGGTGACAAGAACGGCCATGTAGGTGCAGGTCTTGGAAAAGCAGCAGAAATTCCTGAAGCTATCCGTAAGGGTAAAGAGGACGCCATCAAGAGCATGGTAAATGTTAAGTTAGACGAGAACAATTCTATTACACATGATGTAACAGGAAAATATACAGGTGCTTCCGTATTATTAAAGAAGTCTCCTGAAGGTACTGGTATCATCGCTGGTGGTCCTGCACGTTCAGTATGCGAGATCGCTGGTATCCAGAATATCCGTACAAAGTCTTTAGGATCAAACAACAAGCAGAACGTAGTACTTGCTACTATCGAGGCTCTTAAGCAGTTAAGAAGCCCTGAGGATGTTGCAAAGCTTCGTGGTAAATCTGTAGAAGAAATCTTAGGTTAG
- the rpmD gene encoding 50S ribosomal protein L30, producing the protein MADRVKVTLIKSTIGAVPKNKKTIEALGLTKLGKTVELPNNAATQGAVRKVAPYVKVEEV; encoded by the coding sequence ATGGCAGATAGAGTTAAAGTTACATTAATCAAATCTACAATCGGTGCTGTTCCTAAGAACAAGAAGACTATTGAGGCTCTTGGTCTTACTAAGTTAGGCAAAACTGTAGAGTTACCAAACAATGCAGCTACACAGGGAGCTGTTCGCAAAGTAGCACCATACGTAAAAGTAGAAGAAGTTTAA
- the rplO gene encoding 50S ribosomal protein L15, with product MDLSNLKAAEGSVHSDNFRRGRGHGSGNGKTAGKGHKGQKARSGAPRPGFEGGQMPLYRRLPKRGFKNRNTLTIVPINLSALERFDNDAVVSVETLIEAGIVKNPRDGVKILGNGELTKKLTVQANAFSASAKEKIEALGGKAEVI from the coding sequence ATGGATTTATCTAATTTAAAAGCGGCTGAGGGTTCAGTTCATAGTGATAATTTCAGAAGAGGTCGTGGACACGGCTCAGGAAACGGTAAGACTGCTGGTAAGGGACACAAGGGACAGAAGGCTCGTTCAGGAGCTCCAAGACCTGGTTTCGAAGGTGGACAGATGCCATTATATAGAAGATTGCCTAAGAGAGGTTTCAAGAATAGAAACACTCTTACAATCGTACCTATAAATCTTTCAGCTCTTGAGAGATTCGATAACGATGCAGTAGTTTCAGTTGAGACATTAATCGAGGCTGGAATCGTTAAGAATCCTAGAGATGGCGTAAAGATTCTTGGAAATGGAGAACTTACTAAGAAGCTTACAGTTCAGGCTAACGCTTTCAGTGCTAGTGCAAAAGAGAAAATCGAAGCTCTTGGTGGAAAAGCAGAGGTGATCTAA